The following is a genomic window from Lagenorhynchus albirostris chromosome 2, mLagAlb1.1, whole genome shotgun sequence.
CTCTCTAGAACTGAGCAGTTGAATTCCAGAACCAAATATCAGAAGTCTTTTCAAGCATTTATATATGCTGCAGCCCCTTCATTGGGAAGAGATAATCAAGAAGAGCCTCTTTACTTTACAAACACTAAATATTCTTTACATTTTGGACCTACCAGCAAGGAAGAGAGAGTTGAACAGTTTGCCCATAGTCATGCAGACTTAAGACTGTGCCAGAGACCCAAGCAGCCTGCCTTCTAGCTCAGGTATCTTCCTCCCGGGCTCTTATTACAGTTCTCCAGAGTAGACTCCCAGATGAGGGGAGGTTTTTCTGAAACACGGAAtcattgtatttcttttcctcctctccctcctgcagcACGATATCAGAATGAATTAGCTGGCGTAGACACTGAGCTGCTAGCTGAGAGATTTTACTACCAAGCCCTGTCAGTGGCTCCCCAGATTGGTAAGTGGACCCCTCCACTGGGGCCTCCCAACCCAGCAGCATTTTCCAAGAGGAAGACAATGTTGAGATGGCAGGCAGGCCATACTCACTTCCCCCTGGGTCCTTCCCACCCACTCTCAATTCTTTCATACTTCACCTTGGTTCTGCATTCTGACCCTTGTAACACACACTCAGAAGATggtggaaggagaagagaaatgggaaagtCTTGAGCTAAgaaggaaggaggcagaagaagagggagagacaagATGGCTTCCCTGTCCCTGAGGTTTCTGTAGAAAGAGGGGACCGTACTTCAGCTGCCCCCATGGAGGCACAATGAGGGAACAGATCAGGCTCCATTACAGGGAAAGATGGGGATTAGCATGTAGGAAGGAGAACTCAGAGGTGAGAGACTGAGCTGGGATAGAGGAGAGGGCTCCATGGAGTTCAGTCAGCATTGGAAGAGGCACAGCTGCTGCTGAAGGAATGGCAGCTGTCAGTGCTgaaatccctggtggtccaggtgGGCTTAGACTGATAGGAAGTGAGTCTAGAATAGATAACGCCCTGGAGGAGCAAGATTAAACTGCTGATCACCTGAGACACCAGTGTCGCCTGCAGACCCACTGTTCTCCCCATGAGTTCTCTGATGCTTAACGTGGGTTGGGCCTTGCAGCTTTCGGTGAGTATTATGGCTACAGACTGTGtgacttttcttcctctccaggaATGCCCTTCAACCAGCTGGGCACACTTGCCGGCAGCAAGTACTATAATGTGGAAGCCATGTATTGCTACCTGCGCTGGTGAGTATTTGCCAGCTCTTTCCCCAGCCCTACTTTCATGTCTGCACAATTcctcctttgttttctctcttccctttctcccttctctagCTCCTGAGTGAGATAGATAGAAGAATGCTAAGATTGAGGGTGTCCCTTCTCTCAGGGGCATCCTGACACAGCCCTGCTGCTTTTCACATAGCCACCTGGACTTGTAGATACTTGGGCAGCTGAAGTAGCTGTCTGCTGTCCTGAAAAATAACAGGATTGCCGCCTTcctgaagaaggaaataaatttgaTATAGTTGATAAAATGGTACCAAAGTAGCCTCTGACAAGAACTTCAGAACTGTAGAGCTTCAGTGTCTTGAGGTGACAGAGATGACAGCACGGGGGGACAAGTTTAACAGGGTGGATCACTGCTTCCCTGGATCTCACACTTAGCTCTTagaatgaaaaaacaattttttcagGGCACCCAAAGTTGACTAGGCTTAGGTTACTAAGTCACCATAACCAAATGCACATGAGAGTGACAGGTAAATGAGAATGCCGTTGGTTAAGTCTTAGTGAGACATAAACTGCCAGGAAGCTCACTGTTGCCACCTATTCAGGGCCAGAGTCCACTTGAGAAGCCAAATCTATCTCAGAAGAAGTTATATAGTGAATTGGGCTTCAAAGCCTAAAGGGAATAAGGGTGGTCTTCATAGCTTAAATGGTCAGCTACTAAGGTGTAAAGTAAAATAACCTAATTCTGCCTTCCTGGCCAAGGAAACCTGTTTCCtgtatcaacaaatatttaccctGTTCCGTTACTAGATCGCTACAGACTGGCCTCCCATCcactatattcatttttttttttaattgaaatatagttgatttacaatgttgtgttaatttctgctgtacagccaagtgattcagttatacatatacatacattctcctttatattcttttccattgtggtttatcacaggatactgaatatagttccctgtgctatacagtaggaccttgttgtttatccattctatatacatataatagttggcatctgctaaccccaaactcccactccatctctcctccacccccacttCTCCCTTGGCAATcacagtctgttttctatgtctgtgagactgtttctgttttgtagataagctcatttgtgtcatattttggattccacatataggtgatatgatatggtatttgtctttctctgtctgacttacttcacttagtatgataatctctagttccatccatgttgctgcagacggcattatttcattctttttttatggctgagtgatattccattgtgtgtatatatatatatatatatatatatatatatatatgtatcacatcttcatccattcatctgtaaatggacatttaggttgttttcatgtcttggctattataaatagtgctgctatgaacatagaggtgcatgtatctttttgaattacagtgttgtctgggtatatgcctaggagtgggattgctggatcatatggcaactctatttttagttttttgaggaacctccatactgttttccatagcggttgcaccaatttatattcccaccaatagtgtaggagggttcccttttctccacaccctgtccagcctTTGTTATTTGTGTATTCATTCTTGAATATGATTACCAGGTTTTATATTATAACCTCCCATTGCATCTTTCCCATTCCTTGTATGCCTTCCAGGGAATGCCCCCTTTACTTGTCCTGGATCCCTCATCACATTCATAATCATGATTTAGGGTGAATCACTTTCAAAGAGAGCCAAGCACATCCAGGTTTGGGAGGTGCCAAATAAGGTCCTCCTCTACTATGCTTAAACAATTATATCTCATGGTTTGTGGGTTAGGCATTTGGCTAGGGCTCAGTTTGGCAGTTCTCCTCCTGGTGGCATTGTCTAGGGTCAGGCAGTGGTATTTGGCTGATTTGGGGGTCTGATATGTCTGGAGGGTTGGTTCATCTggacccctctccctctccctgtagTCTCAGGGCCTCTCCATGTGGTATCTTCCTCAGGGCAGATGGACTTCTTACATAGTGGCTCAGGGCTCCAACAGCAGATAATGACCCAAGAAACTTGGAAGTAGAGCCTGCCAATCCCTTAAGGCCTGGGCCTGGAAACTGGTGGAGTCACTCCTGCAGTATTCTCTTGGTCAAAGCAGTTGCATAGTCGTTGTCtcccaccctcatcccctgcCAAGATTTAAGGGGAGGTGACACAGAGCCCACTTCTCAGTGGAAGGAGTaccaaaaaatttatttatttttttgcggtacgcgggcctctcgctgttgtggcctctcctgttgcggagcacaggctctggacgcgcaggctcagcggccatggctcacgggcccagccgctccgcggcatgtgggatcttcccagactggggcacgaacccgtgtcccctgcatcggcaggcggactctcaaccactgtgccaccagggaagccctgtagctaTATTTAATTCACCACTGGCGTGTATTTCTTTTCTATCACTGCTTTTTGTAATTAAAAGATGTTTCGAAAaacaagacattttttaaaaagtatagcaTGCTCTTAAGGTCATAGCCTTTGTGGTAAGACAGACTTGGGTTGGAGACTCAGCTCTACTATGTtttagctatgtgacctttgtttgattgattgattgattgccgcgttgggtcttcgttgccccgcgtgggcttttctctagttgtggcgagcaggggctactctttgttgcggtgcgcgggcttctcgttgcggtggcttctcttgttggggagcacggactctaggcaccgggcttcagtagttgtggcttgtgggctctagagctcaggctcagtagttgtagcgcatgggcttagttgctccgcggcatgtggtatcttcccagaccagggctcgaacccatgtcccctgcattggcaggcagattcttaaccactgcaccaccagggaagtctgttaTGTGACCTTTGCATTATACTTGCTCTCTCAGgctttacttcctcatctgtaaatgtggACAATAGTagggtacagtgcctggcacagagtcgGGTGCTCAGTACTTATTTGCATTTGAATGAATATCATGAGGATTAACTGAAGTAGTGTATGTAAATATCCTTGCGCATAGTAAATGCTTGTTAAATGCTACCTATTAAGTGCCTGTGCTTTAAGATGAAGGATAGTGTATTTCAGGGATGGTAACTAAGTTAAGTTTGTAACATTCAGTGAGATTAATTGTCCCATTTCTAGATACAGAGGAGATGCAGATGTCATCATTACTCTGATTAATCTGGAagttgtatgtgtgtattttattaGGAAAGATAGCTTTCACCCTGAGTACATACatggaaggggaggctgggagcagCCTGTATTGACTAGAAACAGTGCTCCCTAAATCCCTGGAAGACTGAcatttcccctctcctcctctgcctctgccaAGACTCAGTAGCTCACCTCTGTCTCCTTCAGCATCCAGTCGGAAGTGTCCTTTGAGGGGGCCTATGGGAACCTCAAGCGGCTGTATGACAAGGCAGCCAAAATGTACCACCAGCTGAAGAAGTGCGAGACTCGGAAGCTCTCTCCCAGCAAGAAGCGGTGAGTGGGGCCTGTGGGAAGAGGGGGTCTTTCTGCAATTGGTGCAGTAGGACCATAGGGACCCTGGAGCTGTTCACCATTTACCTTGGGCTCCTCTCATTTCAGATGTAAAGACATTAAGAGGTTGCTGGTGAACTTTATGTATCTGCAAAGCCTCCTGCAGCCCAAAAGCAGGTGAGTGGAAGAGAGTGTGAGCAAGAACTGTGTCCTGTGAGCCCCATCGCGATGGCTTCTTTCTGGCAGGGGACGTGAAGAGGAGGGAGTGGGCTGGTGAattctgccttttgattggaaaTTATTTAGCTGGTTAGTCCTTTCTTGGCATCCCTCACTGTCTCACCCTAGGTTCTGTGCCCATTCTCTGGGTGGCTTACCCTCTGGCACAGTGGGTGCTTACTAGATGTTGAAGGAGTGGCCGAATGGGAAGCCTACCCACATCTCTTCCACTGCGTGTCTGCCCTTCCCGTGTTATTCTGTCTGCTTTGGAGACCAGCAAGCACTGATTCCCCCTGCTCCTCTTTCTGAAGTCTCCGCTAAGGATCCTGTGGTCTTTTCTCTGAATCCTGTATTCCCAGCTCGTTTTGCCTGCCCCAGCCCCCATCACTGACCTCCCCTGTTATCCTGCCCTTCCATAGCTCTGTGGACTCAGAGCTGACATCACTTTGCCAGTCAGTCCTGGAGGACTTCAACCTCTGTCTCTTCTACCTGCCCTCCTCACCCAACCTCAGCCTGGCCAGTGAGGATGAGGAGGAGTATGAGAGTGGATATGCTTTCCTCCCGGACCTTCTCATCTTTCAGATGGTCATCATCTGCCTTATGGGTGTGCACAGCTTGAAGAGAGCAGGTaactctccctctgtccctcatTTCTCCCCGACTGGCTTCTGGGATCCTCACTACCATTTTCTGCAGCTCCTTATCCATGAACTTGCTTCCACAAGCAGTCCCTTCACTACCTGTGTCGCTGCCTGGCTGTGGGAGATAGGGGCAAGGAACCCTGCCCTAAAGAAGCTCCTAGTGAATGAACAAAGGCGACAGCATATTCCCACCCCCTCCGCCCTCCTACACCCACAAACACACGTACCCTTGGCCAGGACCCAGGCagacacagtggttgagatgcTTAGCGATGATCCAGACGGAATTCAGacttgctgggggtgggggcagttaGGCAGTTCTGGAAACCTTTCTGCCGGAGGTGTATGTAGAGCAAAGttggatggaagggagggagaggcagggctgggtgcaAAGATGCTTGGGGCATATGGGGAGACGCTTGCGTGAAGGCATCAAAGCCAGGGAGGATGAGATGGGACAAGAGCATCCATGAGCTTACCTGAAGCAGGATGAGCTGGTACATTCCACATTACAGGATGCGAGTGAAGAGACCTGAGAAGCCTTTTTTTTACCTTAGAGGAAGTTTTCAGAGGTAGTTGGATCCTTGGAAGGGTTGAGAACAGGTGAGATGAGGTTGAAATTAGTGGAGCCTACTCCTTTTCAGGGCCCTGGGCCCCTAATGCTGGCTTTCCTGGTTTTAGGATCCAAGCAGTACAGTGCAGCCATTGCCTTCACCCTGGCCCTCTTCTCCCACCTTGTCAATCATGTCAACATACGGCTGCAAGCTGAGCTGGAAGAGGGCGAGAATCCCGTCCCGGCATTCCAGAGTGATGGCACAGGTGCAGGCACGGGGGAGGTTGTGACTGTGGAAAGGTTAGCATGGGGTGTGGGGATCGTGGGAGGGGAACACAGTTGTGGCAGGGGAGGTGCTGTCAAAGAGCACCTGCCAGTGTCCTCGTTCCGGTTTGTCCCTAAGGCCCCACCTGACCATCCTCTTTCCACAGATGAAGCAGAGTCCAAGGAACCCTTGGAGAAGGTGGAGGAGCCGGGTCCTGAGCCTCCTCCTGCAGCATCTCAAGATGGCGAGGTCAGAAAGAGCCGGAAGTTCTCCCGCCTCTCCTGCCTCCGCCGCCGGCGCCACCCACCCAAAGCTGGTGATGACAGTGACCTGAGTGAAGGCTTTGACTCAGACTCGAGCCATGACTCAGCCCGGGCCAGTGAGGGCTCAGACAGTGGCTCCGACAAGAGCCTTGAAGGTGGGGGAACAGCCTTTGATGCCGAGACAGATTCAGAAATGAACAGCCAAGAGTCCCGATCAGACCTGGAAGATATGGAGGACGAGGAAGGGACACGGTCCCCAGCCCTGGAGCCACCTCGGGCCAGGTCAGAGGCTCCTGAATCCCTCAATGGCCCACTGGGCCCCAGTGAGGCCAGCATTGCCAGCAATCTACAAGCCATGTCCACCCAGATGTTCCAGACTAAACGCTGCTTCCGACTGGCCCCCACCTTCAGCAACCTGCTCCTCCAGCCCGCCACCGAAGCTCCCACCTTGGCCAGCCGCAGGCCCTGTGTCAATGGGGATGTGGACAAGCCCTCAGAGCCAGGTACTTGGGCCTCTCTTCATCTTGCTCTGGTCCTCACCTCTATACCATCGGCACTCATCTGAGAGAGgccacttttttctctgtttgagTACCTCTCATCCCCACCCTCACTGCCTGGCTTTCGGCTTCTGCCTGTAGTGTGGCCTGGAGTTTTTTCCTGGGAATCCCCTCTGCTGCTCACTTCCTTATTCTCAGCTCCCAACTGATTTCATGGTCTTATTCTCCTCCCACTCCCACCTTGCCCCGTGGGTTTGGGGCTTTTCTCCCTACACAGCACTGCAGCTGTAACTCCCTCCCGTGCCATCCCAGGTCCTACCAGGGCTCCTGGAAGCTAGAAAAACCACACCCACCAGGGCAGGTGGATTAGAATGAGACTGTTTCCCTGAGGGTCTTCCCCTGAGGTGCAAAGGGGGCACCTGGTCAGCAGCAGCAGTGAGCATTTGCGGCATCTACTCTATGCCAAGCACTAGGTTGGATTTTTTGGGGGTCTTATCTAATTTTCACTGCAGTCTTGTGGTGGAAGAGTTATCATCCCTATTCTAAATTCTGTTCTTTACCTCCAAGCTTTTGTGCACGGTGCTTCTTTGGTCTGGAATATACTTTTCCTCCCTTGCCCCGAGCCTCTCAATTAGCCAATTGCTTGCCTAATTCTCACTTTAGATTTTAGCTTAAAAGTCACTTGGTCTGGGATTCCTCCAAGGGTAGGCTTCCTGTGGGCTCCTGTAGACTCTGTACCTTGGCAACTTCCAGCCTTTTCCCACTTGAGTGACGTTGTCCGTTGACTTGTCTGTCCCTCCCCGCAATACCATGAGCCTCTTGAGGGCAGGGCAGTCCATGTTTTGTCTATCGCTGTATCCTCATTAcctaacacagtgcttggcacatggttgggactttgaatgaataaaagaaatgaggaagCTGATGCTCAGAGTTGGAGTGTGAACTACTTAGTGTTCTAACCTGCAGACTTGAAGAGCTAGGAGTTGGAAGTAGTTCTTTTAATTCTGtaccccttttctccccacctgtAGCTCACTTCTGACTGTCTGCCCTGCCTTTTGCACAGTATAGGCACATCATAAATATCAGTTGAGTGAGTAGCTGTAGACCTCACAAATTAGctcgtggtttttttttttaattaatttatttaatttatttatttttggctgcattgggtcttcgttgctgtgcacgggctttctctagttgcggcaagcaggggctactctttcgttgtattgtgtgggcttcttatcacagtggcttctcttgctgcagagcacggctctagggcacgcgggcttcagtagttggggcacgtgggctctagagcgcaggctcagtagttgtggtgcacgggcttagttgctccgcggcatgtgaatcttcctggaccagggctctaacccatgtaccctgcattggcaggcagattcttaaccactgcaccaccagggaagccccttagctCGTATTTTAAAAGGCACCAGGCTCTTGGCTTAAAAgcaactagtaaaaaaaaaaaaaaaaaaaaaaaaagcaactagttaGTGAGCCTAGAAAAGTTAGGCAGGAGCCTGAGTCCTCTCTTCTCACATCAGAATTCTTCAAAAGAGTCCAAGCAGGTTGGGGCATGCTCCCCGCACAGAGCTGAAGCCTGTTGCCATGTGCCTACTAGTCGCTCATCCTGGTTCTCTgtcacccacccccagcctctgaaGAGGGCTCTGAGTCGGAGGGAAGTGAGTCTAGTGGGCGCTCCTGTCGGAATGAGCGCAGCATCCAGGAGAAGCTGCAAGTCCTGATGGCGGAAGGCCTGCTTCCTGCTGTGAAAGTCTTCCTGGACTGGCTACGGACTAACCCCGACCTCATCATAGTGTGTGCGCAGGTGCGTCACTCCACTCCCACTGCTCTCCGTCAGGTCCCAAGGTGTAAGGGGAGGGTGCCAGCCAGGATGGGGTGTGGGAATCCCCTCAGGTGAGCTGGTCAAGACAAAAGTTATTGtcaagcacctgctctgtgctggcTCCTTATGCTTTTTACAGGGCAAGGATTAGGCATGACCTTTGCCCTCAAAGAGTCTGTGGCCTGGGCTGGGATACAAATTTTGTGGACTGGGAAAATAGCACTGCTTATTCTGCTTTGTGTCCCCAACGCCAGGCATAATGCCTGCCATTATGAGTAACGTCTGTGACAGTATGTGTTCAAGGGCTAACCTTGATAGGTAAACACCGGAGTCCAGAGAAAGGGGAGAGCACTGAGTAGTGACAAGAGAGATGAGACTGGGAAGTGACAGGATGTTCAGACAAGGTGCAGGTGTTGTGAGCAGGGAAACGGCTTAAAGAGAGTCCTGTAGCTGGAGTGAGTGGTGTCAGAAGCGGGCTGCCATGAAGACTGGCTGGCGTGATTGtgaccttttccttcctttctcaggtTCAGAGTCTTAATCTTGAGCCTCCGGTGCCCTGAGGCTTTTCTTCAGTGTTCCTTTATTCCAGTAGCACACCTGCCTGCTGTGGAAGACCCTTTTCTCTGCAGGTCGCCCTCTTCCCTAGATGAGGGAGTTTAGGTCAGGGCCAGGCACAGCCTTGGGCATGTGCTTGTGCCTGATGACAGCTAGTTAGTCATTGTTAGTCATCGAGGGCAGTGTGGTGAAGATGATCATATCCCCAGAGAGGTGGCCCAGTGTGGACACGTGGAGGGCTGAAAGGAAAAGTTTGTGCTAGACAGGGAGAAGCTTCCTCCAGCGCTCTAGCTTTTTCCACTACCAAGATCCAGAGAGTTTCTCCTGTGGTTTCAAGCCTTCAGCGGTTGATGAAGTTCAGTGAGGCTTCATGGTCCCCTTCTTCATTCCTCCCTGTTTTCCAAGTCCTCCGTGAGCCCCCCTTGGcctcttttgttaatttttctctcaAACGCTTCTAGGCCTGTGACCATAGCCCCAGACCCCTCAGATATAGTGCTTTTCTTGTTCACTGCCAGCCTCCAGCACTGCCCCAGCTGAaggcttcctcttctctctctccctcaagaGCTCTCAAAGTCTGTGGAACCGCCTCTCTGTGTTGCTTAATCTGTTGCCAGCTGCTGGCGAACTCCAAGAGTCTGGTGAGTGAGTCCCTGGCActgtcctccctctctctccctcactggcCCCACAAAGCCCGCCTCCCCCTTCCTGGTAACCTGGTCCTTAGGGTAAGGAGGTTAATGGGATTCACTGCCTAGCCTCCCTAACACACAGCAGTCATTGTGGTCTGGGCCTCTCTGGTTTCCTGCCCCAACACTGCCCCACTGTGGGCAGGTGGCCTGGTCCACCAGGGAGTGTGCTCCCTGGGGAAGGCAGTGGAGTGGCAAGAGCAGAGTGAGGGGAGCCTGTGAGCCAGCCCCAGTCACTGGTGTGGCACCGCTGCCTTCCTCATTGAGAATTGACCTTGACCTTCAGAGCCCATCTGTCTGGGTCATCCCCTCCTGCCACCTTCCAGCTAGAAATCACCTTCTCCTACCTCTGGACTCACCCAAGGGCAGTCCATTCCTTCTTCCAGAGCTCCTCCTCTCACATCCATCCTAGTGTAATTGTCCCTCTGTCAGGGGGCCATCCCAGTCTGAGCGGTCCTCTAACCCTCCCAGCTCTGGTCTCCTAAAGCTCTGCCTGACGGCCCTGTGTAcccatctctcctttcctccccgcCACCTCTCCCCACTTTGTGTCCGAGGAGTATGTCCTGTCTCACAGCCTCTGAGGAAGGACTGTGTCCCTCTGACTGGGGGCTCCCATAGAGCAGGTGGCCTCATGTGTCCTCTTTCTCCCCAGGCCTGGTCCTGTGTCCTGAGGTCCAGGATCTTCTTGAAGGTTGTGAACTGCCTGACCTCCCGTCTAGCTTGCTGCTCCCAGAGGACATGGCACTTCGCAACCTGCCTCCCCTCCGGGCTGCCCACAGACGCTTTAACTTCGACACGGATCGGCTCTTGCTCAGCACCTCAGAGGAGGTGGGGATATCATTTCTCACTCCACAAGCTCTGTTGTTCATCAGACTCAGTAGCAAAGCAGGGGTTCAGGGCTGGAGGGGACGGGCAGGCACCCCTTCCATCCAGACAGGGAGCATGTCCCTGGGGCTGCAGCTGTGAGTCCTTTTTCACTCGGTGAACCACTTGGACTTCCTTTCCTCCTTGGCAGGATGTCCTTCCACAGGTTTGCTGTTGGTAGTGTCTCCCTTTGTAGAACAAGCCTCCTTCCCCTTTCTCCGCTTTTTGGAGAGGACAAAACAAGTAAATTATTAGGGCTTTGAAATCTCTGTTggtctcttttcttttctgagcCCAGCCTCCTCTAAGCTGACCAGCAAACAGAAAGTTGGAGCTGGAAGGGAATGTGCTACCCATTTAGTCCAGTGATTTTCACCCTTGAATCTGTGTCACCACATGGGCCGTCTTGGGGCAGCAAAGGGAAGCCAAGTGGACAGGTGTCCCAGCCCCcgtccccaacacacacacacacacaccacccccaccccctcgtTGGTTCTTCCTTCTCCAGCTTGGCTTGAtagtctgttttatattttagcattCTAGATAAGATTTTTGTTTGATGGGGAAAGAAGGGTTTTGCTGGCCAAAAACATAAGTTGGAAATGGTGATCTGGTTTGTCCTTCCATTTTACACGTTAGGatctgagacccagagaaagaTGGCATAAGAACCCAGGTCTCATCACTCCCAGCCCATGCCCTTGTCTCTTTCTTCTCAGCCCTGAGTCCTGCTTCTCTAGTCCTTCTGGGAGTCTCCTCGCCCTACTTGCCCGCTCCTTTTCCGTTAGCTAGAGGCTCTGGGCCTCGGCGCTCCTCTTTTCCACCCCACAGACCACAGGCCTTACGAGGGAGCCCGTGTTGCTGAGTTGGTTGGACTGGCAGGACGGCGGAGGGGAGGAGCGGGGGCCAGCGGGCCTGGAGGGCCCTGCTCAGCTGGCCGCCTCCCATGTCTCCTCACAGACGGTCGTGCGCATCTGCTGCATCCGCAGCTTTGGCCACTTCGTTGCCCGCCTGCAAGGCAGCATCCTGCAGT
Proteins encoded in this region:
- the SMG5 gene encoding nonsense-mediated mRNA decay factor SMG5 isoform X1 — encoded protein: MSQGPPTGESSEPEAKVLHTKRLYRAVVEAVHRLDLILCNKTAYQEVFKPENISLRNKLRELCVKLMFLHPVDYGRKAEELLWRKVYYEVIQLIKTNKKHIHSRSTLECAYRTHLVAGIGFYQHLLLYIQSHYQLELQCCIDWTHVTDPLIGCKKPVSASGKEMDWAQMACHRCLVYLGDLSRYQNELAGVDTELLAERFYYQALSVAPQIGMPFNQLGTLAGSKYYNVEAMYCYLRCIQSEVSFEGAYGNLKRLYDKAAKMYHQLKKCETRKLSPSKKRCKDIKRLLVNFMYLQSLLQPKSSSVDSELTSLCQSVLEDFNLCLFYLPSSPNLSLASEDEEEYESGYAFLPDLLIFQMVIICLMGVHSLKRAGSKQYSAAIAFTLALFSHLVNHVNIRLQAELEEGENPVPAFQSDGTDEAESKEPLEKVEEPGPEPPPAASQDGEVRKSRKFSRLSCLRRRRHPPKAGDDSDLSEGFDSDSSHDSARASEGSDSGSDKSLEGGGTAFDAETDSEMNSQESRSDLEDMEDEEGTRSPALEPPRARSEAPESLNGPLGPSEASIASNLQAMSTQMFQTKRCFRLAPTFSNLLLQPATEAPTLASRRPCVNGDVDKPSEPASEEGSESEGSESSGRSCRNERSIQEKLQVLMAEGLLPAVKVFLDWLRTNPDLIIVCAQSSQSLWNRLSVLLNLLPAAGELQESGLVLCPEVQDLLEGCELPDLPSSLLLPEDMALRNLPPLRAAHRRFNFDTDRLLLSTSEETVVRICCIRSFGHFVARLQGSILQFNPEVGIFVSIAQSEQESLLQQAQAQFRMAQEEARRNRLMRDMAQLRLQLEVSQLEGSLQQPKAQSAMSPYLVPDTQALCHHLPVIRQLATSGRFIVIIPRTVIDGLDLLKKEHPGARDGIRYLEAEFKKGNRYIRCQKEVGKSFERHKLKRQDADAWTLYKILDSCKQLTLAQGAGEEDPSGMVTIITGLPLDNPSTLSGPMQAALQAAAHASVDIKNVLDFYKQWKEIG
- the SMG5 gene encoding nonsense-mediated mRNA decay factor SMG5 isoform X3, which translates into the protein MFLHPVDYGRKAEELLWRKVYYEVIQLIKTNKKHIHSRSTLECAYRTHLVAGIGFYQHLLLYIQSHYQLELQCCIDWTHVTDPLIGCKKPVSASGKEMDWAQMACHRCLVYLGDLSRYQNELAGVDTELLAERFYYQALSVAPQIGMPFNQLGTLAGSKYYNVEAMYCYLRCIQSEVSFEGAYGNLKRLYDKAAKMYHQLKKCETRKLSPSKKRCKDIKRLLVNFMYLQSLLQPKSSSVDSELTSLCQSVLEDFNLCLFYLPSSPNLSLASEDEEEYESGYAFLPDLLIFQMVIICLMGVHSLKRAGSKQYSAAIAFTLALFSHLVNHVNIRLQAELEEGENPVPAFQSDGTDEAESKEPLEKVEEPGPEPPPAASQDGEVRKSRKFSRLSCLRRRRHPPKAGDDSDLSEGFDSDSSHDSARASEGSDSGSDKSLEGGGTAFDAETDSEMNSQESRSDLEDMEDEEGTRSPALEPPRARSEAPESLNGPLGPSEASIASNLQAMSTQMFQTKRCFRLAPTFSNLLLQPATEAPTLASRRPCVNGDVDKPSEPASEEGSESEGSESSGRSCRNERSIQEKLQVLMAEGLLPAVKVFLDWLRTNPDLIIVCAQSSQSLWNRLSVLLNLLPAAGELQESGLVLCPEVQDLLEGCELPDLPSSLLLPEDMALRNLPPLRAAHRRFNFDTDRLLLSTSEETVVRICCIRSFGHFVARLQGSILQFNPEVGIFVSIAQSEQESLLQQAQAQFRMAQEEARRNRLMRDMAQLRLQLEVSQLEGSLQQPKAQSAMSPYLVPDTQALCHHLPVIRQLATSGRFIVIIPRTVIDGLDLLKKEHPGARDGIRYLEAEFKKGNRYIRCQKEVGKSFERHKLKRQDADAWTLYKILDSCKQLTLAQGAGEEDPSGMVTIITGLPLDNPSTLSGPMQAALQAAAHASVDIKNVLDFYKQWKEIG
- the SMG5 gene encoding nonsense-mediated mRNA decay factor SMG5 isoform X2, coding for MSQGPPTGESSEPEAKVLHTKRLYRLRELCVKLMFLHPVDYGRKAEELLWRKVYYEVIQLIKTNKKHIHSRSTLECAYRTHLVAGIGFYQHLLLYIQSHYQLELQCCIDWTHVTDPLIGCKKPVSASGKEMDWAQMACHRCLVYLGDLSRYQNELAGVDTELLAERFYYQALSVAPQIGMPFNQLGTLAGSKYYNVEAMYCYLRCIQSEVSFEGAYGNLKRLYDKAAKMYHQLKKCETRKLSPSKKRCKDIKRLLVNFMYLQSLLQPKSSSVDSELTSLCQSVLEDFNLCLFYLPSSPNLSLASEDEEEYESGYAFLPDLLIFQMVIICLMGVHSLKRAGSKQYSAAIAFTLALFSHLVNHVNIRLQAELEEGENPVPAFQSDGTDEAESKEPLEKVEEPGPEPPPAASQDGEVRKSRKFSRLSCLRRRRHPPKAGDDSDLSEGFDSDSSHDSARASEGSDSGSDKSLEGGGTAFDAETDSEMNSQESRSDLEDMEDEEGTRSPALEPPRARSEAPESLNGPLGPSEASIASNLQAMSTQMFQTKRCFRLAPTFSNLLLQPATEAPTLASRRPCVNGDVDKPSEPASEEGSESEGSESSGRSCRNERSIQEKLQVLMAEGLLPAVKVFLDWLRTNPDLIIVCAQSSQSLWNRLSVLLNLLPAAGELQESGLVLCPEVQDLLEGCELPDLPSSLLLPEDMALRNLPPLRAAHRRFNFDTDRLLLSTSEETVVRICCIRSFGHFVARLQGSILQFNPEVGIFVSIAQSEQESLLQQAQAQFRMAQEEARRNRLMRDMAQLRLQLEVSQLEGSLQQPKAQSAMSPYLVPDTQALCHHLPVIRQLATSGRFIVIIPRTVIDGLDLLKKEHPGARDGIRYLEAEFKKGNRYIRCQKEVGKSFERHKLKRQDADAWTLYKILDSCKQLTLAQGAGEEDPSGMVTIITGLPLDNPSTLSGPMQAALQAAAHASVDIKNVLDFYKQWKEIG